A genomic stretch from Helianthus annuus cultivar XRQ/B chromosome 1, HanXRQr2.0-SUNRISE, whole genome shotgun sequence includes:
- the LOC110929332 gene encoding protein NYNRIN-like has product MRFDFECSNNEAEYEALLAGLRMTQSMGAIRVDAYVDSLLVNNQVNETYEAKDETMAKYLAKTKELIASFDSVTLNHVHRGKNQIADALSRLATSGMEKEVKVETLQAPSIEPRELSAITAEKPCWYTPILKFLTKGELPPTRGEAQKIQTKALQYEVNNGVLYRKLYMGPLLRCVSPAEAKYLIQEINAGICGIHAGPRAVVAKIHNAGYYWPGMHEDAADELRKCRIDIVGPFPLAPRKLKYLIVAIDYFPKWVEAKPLAKITAENAKKFLWEHIVCRFGLPLYLVSDNGTQFTDRVLQDWCGELQIQQIFTSVAHPQGNGQVERANRSLLDGIKRRLGYEGSSWVEELPNVLWAHRSMPKTSNNETPFSLTYGAEAMMPAEVGLLSLRRLTTNDDNDRLLREGLDLLEERCEAAAISEEKYKKTQEKYYNQRVAQQTFKEGEYVMRDNEASRAEPSGRLGPNWEGPNILQEDLGKGAYRLSRLDGTAVPRSWNAAQLRKCYI; this is encoded by the exons ATGCGGTTTGACTTCGAATGTTCCAACAACGAAGCGGAGTATGAAGCGCTACTCGCGGGCTTGAGAATGACCCAGTCTATGGGAGCAATAAGGGTCGATGCATACGTTGACTCTCTGCTAGTCAATAACCAGGTGAACGAAACCTATGAAGCCAAGGATGAAACGATGGCAAAATATTTGGCTAAGACCAAGGAGCTCATAGCTTCCTTCGACAGCGTCACACTTAATCATGTCCATCGGGGAAAAAACCAAATAGCTGACGCCTTGAGCAGGCTCGCTACCTCGGGTATGGAAAAGGAAGTAAAGGTAGAAACATTACAAGCACCTTCCATAGAACCCCGGGAATTGTCCGCCATCACGGCGGAAAAACCCTGTTGGTACACTCCAATTCTAAAGTTCCTCACAAAGGGGGAATTACCCCCCACTCGAGGCGAAGCTCAGAAGATACAAACCAAAGCTTTGCAGTATGAGGTGAACAATGGCGTGCTATACAGGAAATTGTACATGGGACCACTCCTGCGGTGTGTATCCCCAGCGGAAGCAAAATACCTAATCCAAGAAATAAACGCTGGTATATGCGGCATTCACGCTGGACCTCGGGCAGTTGTCGCCAAAATCCACAACGCCGGGTACTATTGGCCCGGGATGCATGAAGACGCGGCAGATGAACTCAGAAAGTGCCGCA TCGATATCGTGGGGCCATTCCCGCTGGCCCCCAGGAAGCTAAAGTACCTAATTGTGGCAATCGACTATTTCCCTAAGTGGGTTGAAGCCAAACCCTTGGCTAAAATAACTGCTGAAAACGCCAAGAAATTCCTGTGGGAACACATAGTATGCCGATTTGGACTGCCGTTATACCTGGTGAGCGACAATGGAACGCAATTCACAGACAGGGTCTTACAAGATTGGTGTGGAGAGCTTCAGATTCAACAAATCTTTACATCGGTAGCACATCCCCAGGGAAACGGCCAAGTGGAGCGGGCAAATAGGAGTTTGCTTGATGGAATTAAAAGAAGGTTGGGCTATGAGGGAAGTTCTTGGGTAGAAGAGTTGCCAAATGTCCTCTGGGCACATCGATCAATGCCCAAGACAAGTAACAATGAAACCCCCTTCAGCCTAACCTACGGCGCAGAGGCAATGATGCCCGCGGAAGTTGGATTACTATCGCTGAGACGCCTCACTACTaatgatgacaatgacaggctCCTGCGGGAAGGCCTGGACCTCCTGGAAGAACGGTGCGAGGCAGCCGCCATCAGCGAGGAAAAATACAAGAAAACTCAAGAGAAATACTATAACCAACGCGTGGCTCAGCAAACTTTCAAGGAAGGCGAGTACGTCATGCGAGACAATGAGGCCAGTAGAGCGGAGCCCTCAGGCAGACTGGGACCCAACTGGGAAGGTCCCAACATCCTCCAAGAAGACTTAGGCAAAGGGGCTTACCGCCTATCCCGGCTCGATGGCACCGCGGTTCCACGTAGCTGGAACGCCGCTCAGCTGAGGAAATGTTACATATAG